From one Dyella sp. 2HG41-7 genomic stretch:
- the hda gene encoding DnaA regulatory inactivator Hda, with the protein MTAQLPLGLRWPRRQRFEHFHAGVNAPALAAVQTLATQSGAPWLYLSGAASSGKSHLLMAACQAAHEAGRTVQYLPLKKLSDHAAVIRGVVGSQFIALDDLDALAGSRDAEHALFDVYNRARAEGTALIFTAEAVPTQLALTLPDLRSRLGACTQFVLKPLDDDERREVLKRQAAVRGIELDDSVLDWLFARYARDLGALFDLLDRLDQASLAAQRRVTVPFLRGLLRESS; encoded by the coding sequence ATGACGGCACAGCTTCCGTTGGGATTGCGCTGGCCGCGTCGCCAGCGTTTCGAGCATTTCCACGCGGGAGTCAACGCGCCCGCGTTAGCGGCCGTGCAAACGCTGGCTACGCAATCCGGGGCGCCATGGCTGTATTTGAGCGGTGCCGCCAGCAGCGGTAAGAGTCATTTGCTGATGGCCGCGTGTCAGGCCGCGCACGAAGCAGGGCGCACCGTGCAGTATCTGCCGTTGAAGAAATTGAGCGATCATGCCGCCGTTATTCGTGGCGTGGTGGGCAGCCAATTTATCGCGCTGGACGATCTCGATGCGCTTGCGGGCAGCCGCGACGCCGAGCACGCCTTGTTCGATGTTTACAATCGCGCACGTGCTGAAGGCACTGCGCTTATTTTTACCGCCGAAGCGGTGCCGACACAACTTGCGCTGACGCTGCCCGATCTGCGCTCTCGCCTCGGCGCGTGCACGCAATTCGTGTTGAAACCGTTGGACGACGACGAACGCCGCGAAGTTCTCAAGCGCCAAGCCGCCGTGCGCGGCATCGAACTGGACGACTCCGTGCTCGATTGGCTGTTCGCGCGTTATGCACGCGATCTGGGTGCATTGTTCGATCTGCTCGACCGATTGGATCAAGCGTCGCTAGCGGCTCAGCGCCGCGTGACGGTGCCGTTTTTACGAGGTTTGCTGCGTGAAAGTTCCTAG
- a CDS encoding AI-2E family transporter has protein sequence MSISQETSRRWQMLAIIVAIGLLVWLLAPVLMPFAVAAMLAYLGDPLANRLERLGLGRSLAVSIVFVVLILVIAAALLLLVPLIVRQIENLVLNFPRYVEWAKDTALPWLQAKLHLDPKAFDTDRLMAQIKEHIGSIGSVIGTLSRSGIGVVAWLTNLVLIPVVWFYLLRDWDRLVAWIDRMLPRSVEPTVAHLARESDAVLGAFVRGQLLVMLALAIYYGVALTLVGISVGPLIGMVAGLLSFVPYLGFITGFVAAIIAALVQHGDWTHVLLVVGVFVVGQLLEGYILVPRLVGEKIGLHPVAVIFSVLAGGYLFGFLGVLLALPAASVILVLLRYLAQRYQQSDLYTEEGAPDTVIAEVDVVVDSKSENGAHVEVVKDSSKP, from the coding sequence GTGTCCATAAGCCAAGAGACATCCCGCCGCTGGCAGATGCTGGCGATCATCGTAGCCATCGGGTTGCTGGTGTGGTTGCTCGCGCCTGTGCTCATGCCGTTTGCCGTCGCCGCGATGCTGGCGTATCTGGGCGATCCGCTGGCCAATCGTCTGGAGCGCCTGGGTTTGGGACGCTCGCTCGCCGTGAGCATCGTGTTCGTGGTGTTGATTCTGGTGATCGCTGCGGCGCTGCTGTTGCTGGTGCCTTTGATCGTGCGCCAGATCGAAAATCTGGTGCTCAACTTTCCGCGCTACGTGGAATGGGCCAAGGACACGGCGTTGCCATGGTTGCAGGCCAAGTTGCATCTGGATCCCAAGGCTTTCGATACCGATCGCCTGATGGCGCAGATCAAGGAACATATCGGTTCCATCGGCAGCGTGATCGGCACGCTTTCGCGCTCCGGCATCGGCGTGGTGGCGTGGTTGACGAATCTCGTGCTGATTCCGGTGGTGTGGTTTTATCTGCTGCGCGATTGGGATCGCCTGGTTGCGTGGATCGATCGCATGTTGCCGCGTTCGGTCGAACCAACCGTGGCGCATCTGGCGCGCGAATCCGACGCCGTGCTCGGTGCGTTCGTGCGCGGGCAATTGCTGGTGATGCTGGCGCTCGCCATCTACTACGGCGTGGCGTTGACGCTGGTGGGCATTTCAGTCGGTCCGCTGATCGGCATGGTGGCCGGTTTGCTCAGTTTCGTGCCGTATCTTGGTTTTATCACCGGCTTTGTCGCGGCGATCATCGCGGCGTTAGTGCAGCATGGCGATTGGACGCATGTGTTGCTGGTGGTCGGTGTTTTCGTCGTCGGTCAATTGCTTGAAGGCTACATCCTGGTTCCGCGATTGGTCGGCGAAAAAATCGGCCTGCATCCGGTCGCCGTGATTTTTTCGGTGCTGGCCGGAGGGTATCTGTTCGGATTTCTCGGTGTGCTGCTTGCGTTGCCTGCGGCTTCGGTGATTCTGGTGCTGCTGCGTTATCTCGCGCAGCGTTACCAGCAAAGCGACCTTTATACGGAGGAAGGTGCGCCCGACACCGTAATTGCGGAAGTCGACGTGGTGGTGGATTCGAAGTCTGAAAACGGCGCACATGTCGAAGTCGTCAAAGACAGTAGCAAACCATGA
- a CDS encoding CDP-alcohol phosphatidyltransferase family protein encodes MAVAMPLASRSPWRHLPNAISLLRVLLVAPICWLLWHERWSSALILVAVAGVSDGVDGFLARHFGWQSRLGGMLDAIADKLLLISCFVILAWLGFAPVWLAWLVCGRDVVIATGALFWRMLIGPIEPHPSLLSKACTLMQIVYLLAVLLMLAQWPAPPARWFVWLVAVLCAASGLDYVVRWSRRAWLAFRSR; translated from the coding sequence ATGGCCGTGGCGATGCCGCTTGCGTCGCGATCGCCCTGGCGGCATTTGCCCAATGCCATCTCGTTGTTGCGGGTGTTGCTCGTGGCGCCCATCTGCTGGCTGCTGTGGCATGAGCGCTGGTCATCCGCGCTGATTTTGGTTGCTGTGGCGGGCGTGTCGGATGGCGTGGACGGTTTTCTCGCGCGTCATTTCGGCTGGCAAAGTCGGCTCGGCGGCATGCTCGACGCGATCGCCGACAAGTTGCTGCTAATCAGTTGTTTCGTGATTTTGGCGTGGCTTGGGTTTGCGCCGGTTTGGCTCGCTTGGCTCGTTTGCGGGCGCGACGTGGTGATCGCCACCGGCGCGCTGTTCTGGCGAATGTTGATTGGCCCGATCGAGCCGCATCCGAGTCTGCTTTCGAAAGCCTGCACATTGATGCAGATCGTGTACCTATTGGCCGTGCTGCTGATGCTGGCGCAATGGCCGGCGCCACCCGCACGTTGGTTCGTGTGGCTGGTGGCAGTGCTTTGCGCGGCGAGCGGCCTGGATTACGTGGTCCGTTGGTCACGCCGGGCCTGGTTGGCGTTTCGATCTCGGTAG
- a CDS encoding DUF2066 domain-containing protein — MRLSRLLIATSLFGLVLGLLPVARSQTTSPYTVLVPVTDTSAAQRNQAFQTALGQVLVRVSGGQDLSAKSGYPEAMQNAAGIVKQFQYQGNGGNPPTFTLNVSFDQGAVQRLVTQLGATSAGVKPPLLVVVKGSDGKVLGKDGLGALSSAISQHGYQVSYGDPAQLPDLGKLASADPAALSAISRIYHTGLVLIGDLHANGADWTLISGGQAQHWAAQGNDQNGLFADAGKGATDRLGQALNVIGSSQINAKLWVSGLHSAMDYANLLSTLHADPSVQTITTLGAQDDGVLFAVKAGMPLDGLVANLTAGGRMMEGSSHDGADASLRWLH, encoded by the coding sequence ATGCGTCTTTCACGCCTGCTGATCGCAACTTCGCTGTTTGGTCTGGTGCTGGGGCTGCTCCCAGTCGCCCGGAGCCAGACGACCTCCCCCTACACCGTCCTCGTGCCAGTGACCGACACCAGCGCGGCGCAACGCAATCAGGCCTTCCAGACAGCGCTGGGGCAGGTGCTTGTGCGCGTGTCGGGCGGTCAGGACCTTAGCGCCAAGAGCGGCTATCCCGAAGCCATGCAAAACGCGGCCGGCATCGTGAAGCAGTTCCAGTACCAGGGTAACGGCGGCAATCCGCCTACCTTCACGCTCAACGTCAGCTTCGATCAGGGCGCGGTGCAGCGGCTCGTGACGCAGCTGGGCGCCACATCCGCGGGCGTCAAGCCACCGTTGCTGGTGGTGGTGAAAGGGAGCGACGGCAAGGTGCTTGGAAAGGACGGATTGGGCGCGCTCAGCAGCGCAATCAGTCAGCACGGCTATCAGGTGAGCTACGGCGATCCTGCGCAGCTGCCGGATCTCGGCAAGCTTGCTTCGGCCGATCCCGCCGCGCTCTCGGCGATCAGCCGCATTTATCACACCGGTCTGGTGCTGATCGGCGATCTTCATGCGAACGGTGCCGACTGGACGCTGATCAGCGGCGGCCAGGCGCAACACTGGGCCGCGCAAGGCAACGATCAAAACGGCCTGTTCGCCGATGCGGGCAAAGGCGCGACGGATCGTCTGGGTCAGGCGCTCAACGTGATCGGCTCCAGCCAGATCAACGCAAAGTTGTGGGTGTCGGGTCTGCATTCGGCGATGGATTACGCCAACTTGTTGTCCACCCTGCATGCCGATCCTTCTGTGCAAACCATCACCACGCTGGGCGCGCAGGACGATGGTGTGCTGTTCGCCGTCAAAGCCGGCATGCCGCTGGACGGGCTGGTCGCCAATCTCACGGCGGGCGGCCGCATGATGGAAGGCAGCTCTCACGACGGCGCGGACGCAAGCCTGCGCTGGCTGCATTGA